In one Prochlorococcus marinus XMU1404 genomic region, the following are encoded:
- a CDS encoding NAD-dependent epimerase, with amino-acid sequence MKILITGAAGFIGYHLTKKLLEKNNFCIGIDNFNSYYDPNLKHARFENLQRIAEENNNNFKMINGDIKDQITLDKVFQKNQPNVVVNLAAQAGVRYSLDNPSAYIQSNIVGFANLLEACRNFQVKHLVYASSSSVYGGNTNMPFTEKHGVDHPISLYAATKKANELMAHSYSHLYSIPATGLRFFTVYGPWGRPDMALFLFTKSILNREPIKVFNHGKMKRAFTYIDDIVESILKIIDKPPKSNKKFDTLNPNPANSWAPHKVFNIGNAKPVSLNDYISAIEDSLGIKAEKLLLPIQPGDVECTSSDCSALESWIDFKPNTPIKVGIKKFTKWYREFYGV; translated from the coding sequence ATGAAAATTTTGATTACTGGAGCTGCTGGTTTTATTGGTTATCACTTAACTAAGAAACTATTAGAAAAAAATAATTTTTGTATAGGTATTGATAATTTTAATTCCTATTATGATCCAAATCTTAAGCATGCCCGTTTTGAGAACTTACAAAGAATTGCTGAAGAAAATAATAATAACTTTAAGATGATAAATGGAGACATCAAAGATCAGATTACTTTAGATAAAGTTTTTCAAAAAAATCAACCTAATGTAGTTGTTAATCTTGCTGCGCAAGCTGGAGTAAGATATTCACTGGACAATCCTTCTGCTTACATACAAAGTAATATAGTAGGCTTTGCAAATTTATTAGAAGCTTGCCGCAATTTTCAAGTCAAACATCTTGTTTATGCCAGTAGTAGTTCTGTTTATGGAGGTAATACTAATATGCCCTTTACTGAAAAGCACGGAGTTGATCATCCTATAAGTCTTTATGCTGCCACAAAAAAAGCGAACGAATTGATGGCTCATTCATATAGTCATCTCTACTCTATTCCTGCGACAGGATTAAGATTTTTTACTGTATATGGACCATGGGGTAGGCCTGATATGGCTCTTTTTCTCTTCACAAAATCAATCCTTAATAGAGAACCAATTAAAGTCTTTAATCATGGAAAGATGAAAAGAGCATTCACTTACATTGATGATATTGTAGAAAGCATACTAAAAATAATTGATAAGCCTCCCAAATCAAATAAGAAATTCGACACCCTAAATCCAAATCCAGCAAATAGTTGGGCACCACATAAAGTATTTAATATTGGCAATGCTAAACCAGTATCTTTAAATGATTATATAAGTGCAATAGAGGATTCTTTAGGAATCAAAGCAGAAAAATTATTGCTTCCTATTCAACCGGGAGATGTCGAGTGTACCTCATCAGATTGTTCAGCCTTAGAATCATGGATAGATTTCAAACCTAATACTCCAATAAAAGTTGGTATTAAAAAATTCACAAAATGGTATAGAGAGTTTTATGGTGTCTAA